The following proteins are co-located in the Candidatus Binataceae bacterium genome:
- the acpS gene encoding holo-ACP synthase, translating into MPIIGTGIDTIEVARVERALMRPLTGERFRTRVFTAREATYCESRGRGRFQSYAARFAAKEATMKALGTGWNRNVGWSEIEIVRERGQAPTIKLSGKAAAFAARRKIARFHLSLTHTASSAIAHVIAEH; encoded by the coding sequence ATGCCGATCATCGGAACCGGAATCGATACTATTGAGGTCGCGCGGGTGGAACGCGCACTCATGCGGCCGCTGACCGGCGAACGGTTCCGCACACGCGTCTTCACCGCGCGGGAAGCTACCTACTGCGAGTCGCGCGGCCGCGGACGTTTCCAGAGTTACGCGGCGCGCTTTGCCGCGAAAGAAGCCACGATGAAAGCGCTGGGCACGGGATGGAATCGCAACGTCGGCTGGAGCGAAATCGAGATTGTGCGCGAACGCGGGCAGGCGCCGACGATCAAGTTGAGCGGTAAGGCCGCGGCCTTCGCGGCGCGGCGCAAGATCGCGCGCTTCCACCTGAGTCTGACGCACACCGCCTCCAGTGCGATCGCGCATGTAATCGCAGAACACTAA
- a CDS encoding SDR family NAD(P)-dependent oxidoreductase — translation MQLKNMVALITGGGSGLGGATAQEFAAAGAKVVILDLPGSPGPKLAETFGGNGLFVAANVADAAATEQAINAAVARFNALHCAVNCAGIGRAHRTIGKEGPHPLELFNQVVQVNLVGTFNVIRLAAAQMAKNAPGPDGERGVIINTASIAAYDGQIGQAAYSASKGGVVGMTLPIARDLASSGIRVCTIAPGTFDTPMLATLPEAARKALGAQVPFPSRLGQPEEFAALARHIVENAMLNGETIRLDGALRMAPR, via the coding sequence ATGCAGCTTAAGAATATGGTGGCGCTGATCACGGGCGGAGGTTCGGGGCTGGGCGGCGCGACGGCGCAGGAATTCGCCGCCGCCGGCGCTAAAGTCGTGATCCTCGATCTGCCGGGCTCACCCGGCCCTAAACTTGCCGAAACGTTTGGCGGCAACGGACTGTTTGTCGCCGCCAACGTCGCGGACGCCGCCGCAACCGAGCAGGCGATCAACGCCGCGGTCGCGCGCTTCAACGCCCTGCACTGCGCCGTCAACTGCGCCGGGATCGGCCGCGCTCATCGCACGATCGGCAAAGAGGGTCCGCATCCGCTCGAACTGTTCAATCAAGTCGTGCAGGTCAACCTGGTCGGGACCTTCAACGTGATCCGGCTCGCCGCCGCGCAGATGGCCAAAAACGCGCCTGGCCCCGACGGCGAGCGCGGCGTAATCATCAACACCGCCTCGATCGCGGCCTACGACGGGCAGATCGGCCAAGCCGCCTACTCCGCGTCGAAAGGCGGTGTGGTCGGTATGACCCTGCCGATCGCGCGCGACCTCGCGTCGTCGGGTATCCGCGTCTGCACGATCGCGCCCGGCACCTTCGATACTCCCATGCTGGCCACCTTGCCTGAAGCCGCGCGCAAGGCGCTCGGCGCGCAGGTTCCGTTTCCCTCGCGCCTCGGCCAGCCCGAGGAATTCGCGGCGCTGGCCCGGCATATCGTCGAAAATGCGATGCTCAATGGCGAGACGATTCGGCTCGACGGCGCGTTGCGGATGGCGCCGCGCTGA
- a CDS encoding zf-HC2 domain-containing protein gives MAACGEIELLLGAFEDGELRPREMEAVAFHVVGCDACRAALESYRSLGAALREVSTAPRLDGFTQAVMARIARERPPLGSRIREFWESLGSFGSVIQIAGVATASAVVTFVLLAPRLSESFHPVATAPLAIAQRTQTLQTQPKRNQIALNQTPQGPIAQTSGPSPASPLMTASAATTDPSGVWDQASAIAARDSEELVSELGAGNGPSVAVWDEPRSGTTVVWVPDQQP, from the coding sequence ATGGCTGCTTGCGGTGAAATAGAACTTTTGCTGGGAGCGTTCGAGGACGGCGAGTTGCGCCCCCGCGAGATGGAAGCTGTGGCCTTCCACGTGGTCGGCTGCGACGCCTGCCGCGCGGCGCTCGAGAGCTATCGCTCGCTGGGGGCTGCCTTGCGTGAGGTTTCGACAGCCCCGCGCTTAGACGGCTTCACCCAGGCGGTGATGGCGCGGATCGCGCGCGAGCGTCCGCCCTTGGGTTCGCGTATCCGCGAGTTCTGGGAATCGCTCGGAAGCTTCGGGTCAGTGATCCAGATAGCCGGGGTTGCGACCGCTTCAGCGGTGGTGACCTTCGTGCTGCTGGCGCCACGCCTTAGTGAGAGCTTTCATCCGGTGGCGACCGCGCCGCTGGCGATCGCGCAGCGAACTCAGACACTGCAAACTCAACCGAAGCGCAACCAGATCGCGCTGAACCAGACTCCGCAAGGCCCGATAGCGCAGACGTCTGGACCGAGCCCGGCGTCGCCACTCATGACCGCGAGTGCGGCGACCACAGACCCGTCGGGCGTATGGGACCAGGCCTCGGCGATCGCGGCGCGCGACTCAGAAGAATTGGTCTCGGAGCTGGGCGCCGGCAACGGTCCTTCGGTGGCGGTTTGGGACGAGCCGCGCAGTGGCACGACAGTGGTTTGGGTACCGGATCAGCAACCCTGA
- a CDS encoding sigma-70 family RNA polymerase sigma factor — protein MSNATRPEAEEGELIRRSRKGDGRAFSTLVERYQRRVAGVAMAVVHNQDDALEIAQEAFVRAYQSLGKFEERSSFSTWLYRITANLAIDFRRREGRQVVLRGEEGENELGRIPSGTGDSFTEAARGELGQRLSAALKELTPEHRAVILLREVDGLSYDEISEVLDCPRGTVMSRLHYARGHLRGILKDVDKS, from the coding sequence TTGAGTAACGCAACGCGCCCAGAGGCCGAAGAAGGGGAGCTGATCCGGCGGTCGCGCAAGGGCGACGGACGGGCCTTCAGCACCCTGGTCGAGCGCTATCAACGGCGGGTTGCGGGAGTCGCGATGGCCGTGGTGCATAATCAAGACGACGCCCTTGAAATCGCGCAGGAAGCCTTTGTCCGCGCCTATCAAAGTCTCGGCAAATTCGAGGAACGGTCGAGTTTCTCGACTTGGCTGTACCGGATCACGGCGAATCTCGCGATCGACTTCCGTCGCCGCGAAGGGCGTCAGGTTGTGCTGCGGGGCGAGGAGGGGGAGAACGAGCTCGGACGGATTCCGAGCGGCACTGGCGACTCGTTTACCGAAGCAGCGCGCGGCGAACTGGGTCAACGGCTGAGCGCCGCACTGAAAGAGTTGACGCCTGAGCATCGCGCAGTGATACTTTTGCGGGAAGTTGATGGGCTGTCCTATGACGAAATCAGCGAAGTTCTGGACTGCCCGCGGGGAACTGTCATGAGCCGTTTGCACTACGCGCGTGGTCATCTGCGGGGAATCCTCAAAGATGTCGATAAGAGCTGA